tcaaaaaaaataaagattatAATTTGTAAACAATATTTTCAAACAAAGTGTAGACAAATACCctaaaatatattcaaatttattaaatttcaagtgtattaatcttttttttctatgattttttaaataatttcgAAATTTTCTTTGGCTATTTAATAAGAAATTCTGAAGGTAAAAATTGGACGTAGGGTCAATTCCGTGAAGGAGTAGACATATTTTTCTCTACTGCTTTTTTAATTTCGTCAAAAAgcacaaaatttattattattgttttattttatccCTCACCTTTTTCTAAAGGCATATGCCGAAGCCAAGGAATAGGAGTGCCTACGTgtctttcaactttttttttctttcttttagaaaaaatggttaaaagttcaaattaattttttttagtttgataaaagtaaaattttcataaatataacacaTCCGTAAAAGTTAGTCTTTCTTCTTTCGTTGTTgtatgaatttttttctttacttttttttttgttattcgATATGGTTGAAAATCGTgaatcaaatataaatttagttgtttaagatcgtgtactaaatataaaaagacttgaaaaaaatgaaaaacattgtttagctaaatctaaacggtcgtgtacGCGTGTTATTGGCTACGTGATTgacctagtttttttttttttttaatattttttgggCCTATTGGCTTGCTTGTTGTTGacgaaacattttttttaatttttcagggCTTATTGATTTGTATGTTGTTGACGAAgcatttttttactttttaggatctattgatttttttcgtttttagaattatttataaatattttgccgttttattatatttttaaaaatcctCCTTATTAAACACAACAAATAGTACTTAAAACTTTGATAAAAAATCATAAACATTACGTAGAACTAAATTCAATTGTTTTTCTTACTAATATTTAATTTACAATTAACTATATTACTAATTATTTCTGATGAATTCAATCTTTAATAAAGAGTCGTGAATGGTTAGAAAAGATGACACTTATCCAAttagaataatattttttttttttaaaaaagaaaactttaaaTAAACCAATAAATTAGTTACAAATCCATGTTGGCCAAATTTGACCCAAAACCTACAAATTCCTATTTATaacattaaaatttaattgaagtattaaataaatttagttCAAGAATAATATTTTTGTCCAATTTTCAATCATACAAATAATAGTTTCTTAATTTCGTTGAcgtcaaaataaattaattttaaaaagacCTTTCAAAGAAAGGCTTCCAACATTTGACTCTTTAAGACCATTCAATTCTACTGCTTCTACACTTACCTAACATCTTGTAATAATATcacataaaagaaaagaaaaaggcatCATATAATAACATCTTAGTTAAGTTAGATTTGAATAATCAAAGGTTGGGAACCCGATGGTCGATAAAAACTACAACCGCAACCACTACAACCACAACTCTTTATAAAATAACTTTTTCTGTTCGTACTTCCATTCTCAACCACTTCTTATCTTACCTAACATCCTATTATAAGCAGAAACAACCACAACTCTTAGTTACGTTGTAGTAAGTGATAGTCTAATTAAACTCGTTGAATATCGAATACAGTATACACCTGATACACAATCCAAATATTGATTATATACCTGAAAACTTTCAAACCCTTTCGTAAAGAGCCAAATATTATCTGTTCTAACCCATTCAAAGGAGGAAGGCAAGACAGCTGtcatttcattttgttttttacCATTCCCATTGAAAGATATAcaattatataactatatatatatatttcagaCTTTGGGTCCATGAAGAAACTATGAATGGTTAAATGAAAGTGAATGGAAGGAGGATGGAGCTTCCACCACCTAAGTCCCCACCATACCCACTTCCATTAATGCCATCTCCACTTGAGTTGACATGTTTTGATACAATCcgtcttctttcttcttctgctgcttttttcttcttcattccaTCGTTTTTCCAACTACCTAAAAAATTCACTGTTTTTTCTAGTCTATACACGATTTTCAATCGATAAATATCAGAATCAATATCATAGTCGGTAATATAATTCATTCAGCAGCACAACACATAACACACTTCAATTCAACACAAAATTTGCTCCAACaccaattttcttttcttttcttttcttttctttctttgggaTTAGTAGAAAGGCAAAATGGAAAATTATGCTATTTTGCCTGTCTTCTTCTTCTGTTGTTAATTAAACTCTTAAATACCCTATAAACAACAGGAAACCAATTACTTTTACAGCTTTACGCAGTCAGGGTTGTAGATGCTGAAGAATGAATCGCCGACGATGCTGATGGGATACATCGTTTTTGTCTAGTTGGTCTAGTTACTTTGATGGTTGATGAAGTTGGAGGATTGGAAGGCAAGGGTGGCGGTGAAGGGTTagaagaagatttattattacACCTATTTGGCTGGcttctcaatttcttctttaCACCTTCATTAAGCTTATCTCCTGATCTTACTTGTCGAACCTTTGCTTCGTTCAAACTCGCTGGAAGAACGCAGTTGCAGAAAAGACCTGGAAACCAAACACATACCAAAATAAAAACCACAAAATTGTTGTAAGTTCCAATCTCAGAGATGCGCAGAAAGTAGTTGACGGAACAAATGAAACACTCAAAAGTCATTATGAGTCATGTCAAACTCTCTTAAGTATGCAGAGAGAAGCCATAGAAACACAGTGGTTatgttattattgttatgaTGGGCAGTTTGTTTGTAAACTGGTTTTTCTCCGTTAAATGAAAACTTTCACTTCTCTGTGACACGAAAGTCAACAAGTACAAGCAGGAAGCTGGGtcaccaaatttaaacatagaacaaattatgattataaaaaagaaaatggttaGGCTGGGAATATAATCGGCAGTCCTACCAAGTCGAGCAAGTCGGTTGACCCAGCTAGGGATCGGTTTCCCTGCCAACCTTATACATACATCATTGCAAAAGTGGTTGCAATTCCTTGTTATAAGATGATAAGTGTTCCCGGAGTACTCTTCAGCAAGTTTCTCCATAAACGAGCGAACTTCTTTCGGACCAAGATTCGTTCTTCCAATGCAAATTGATTTCCTAAATGTAAAACCAGGACATTGTCTTGGTTCTACCTCAAATATACCTGAAGTTGCATGTTCATGTGCTCCAAATGCATATTCAACTCCATGAACTGCAAAAAGATTCTTCTATTAAGATATTTGAACTTGGAACACCTTGCACTACTtgataatataaattaaacaaaCTGTGGGAGATTTCTTTTGGACTTTAATCAAAGAAAAATAGGGACTGCTTAAGTCATCAATAATCCAAAATCTCTTGAAAAGGTCAAACACAAAACGTTATAGATTAAGGTCAATAGAAAATCATATAAACAATTATAATCAAATAATATGCAGGAACTCAAAGTTTTTCAACGCATCAGTCATCAAAATCACAGCCAAATCTAGCTACCCATTACAGAATTATATTTCGCAGACATAAATCCACAAACAAAACCAGAAAACTCCACAACACAGCCATAAAGCCCCCTCCCCCCTATGTTCCTCTAGTTTCTCAAGTATCACAAATTTCAGCCAAAAATAAAACGAATTCAACCTCAGATCTGAAGGAAATCCCAATGGAGAatcaagaaaaattatttttttaaaaaaagaacccCTTTCGGGTGGAAAAATTCATTTACAAAAAACCAAAATCCTCATCATCTCCTCTAACAAAATCCCAAAAAGGTAAGAACAGAAacatagaaggaaaaaaaaaaaacgccACAATTTGCTAACCTTGCACACCGGAATGGTAAACCCCAAGACCCAGCCAATACGCGTAGCCATTGATGGGCGTTAAATCATACACATTCAAATAAACCGGCACTGTTccactcttcttcttcttcgacaTCAAAGCAATTCTGCACAACATTTCCCCAAACCCACcacttcttttcttcttctccgtcTCTCTGAAATCAAAATCAAACAACACATAAGAGTCAACCCAAAGTAATCTGgttcaaaagaaaaaaccttAAGAAACCCAAAAGCAAGAATTGGAAGGAGCACAATTCATTACCAACAAAACTGAACGAAATGGGAAATCAATCGTCAGAAAtttttaggaaaagaaaaaaaaaacaaaaaaacaaaagggtTTTTTAATTGGGGGTTTGAAACGAAGAATTATCGAGCAACGGGGTTTGGATTTTATCGGCGACCGAAACAACTTTCTTACGCCGATCTCTCCATCATCCTCGTTTTTCTCCAATTCCTTTTCCCCCCGTTTTTTTTATAACACATTCAGGTTAatggaatttaatttattgttgttttttttttctctcacttAAATATAATCGTTTTCATTATTTTGGGAATTGTGATTATTACGTGGAGAGTGGATGGATAATAACTAATAAATAACTGAAAAGATAATAACTCCAAAAATCTCTATTTCACCTGTCAATTAATTTTAATGCtgattatttcaatttttaagataattacaccctttttctgttatttttcaaattttttaaaaattctctaaccttctattttttttggggaccattttcaaaatattagaaaaataaattaaaatacaataattggggtcttcaaaaaaaaaaaaagttgaaaatcgAAGTGGACCGCAGATCGAAATGCAACTGAAACGAAATTGAATGCATATGATTCAGTTCGATTTcgttaaattgaaattaaacCGATTCTAAAACCGAAGTGAACTGTAAGAAGAGTAAATGATCGTATAGAAAGCTAAACAAACGTGTAAAAGGATAAAAGATTACAATCGTTTGAaagctaaacgatcatataaaagGTTGAATGATCTTATAGAAagctaaacaattgtgtaaatGGTTGAACGATTGTACAGAAAGCTAAACCATCATGTAGGAGGTTGTATGCATATACGTCTATGGTATGGGATAATTTAAAACCAAACAGTATAAGCTATTCGGTTTTGATTCATTTTGACACATATTAGCGATTTGGTTCgatttcaaatgatttttttaattttgcagTTTAGTGTAGTTCAACTTTAAACCGAACCGAACTCTGAATACCCTGACAATTGTGTTTCAAATGAATTGTtaggtaaataataatttattttctctgaatttttaattattataatggAAAAGATGGGCATTTTTTTAAGGGTGAAATAATTAGAAGAGGTCACTATTTGATGAATACTATTCTTTTGTCCTAtttatatagtaaaattttataacTAATATGTCACTGTCTCAAAATTCTAATATACAtgcaaattttttaattaaaaaaaaaaagtgtaacaATGATTTAACTTAGTATGCAATTTGGACTAACTAAAGAATATATAAAGATACAtatagattttcttttctttatttggttatttttttttGTGACACATAATTGATATAATATATTCTTTTTGTAATCAGTGCCTATTGGAATCCAAATTTGGTGATGAGAAAGAGAATAAAGTGGAATGAAGGTGTGGAAATGGAGCTACCAAAAATTGCActacttttatttttcattttaaaatattcaaattttaaaatctaaagtCAAAAATTCAATTCTTTTAACGATTAAAGTTTTGATTTAACCCACAAAATCTATCTGTGAAACGGGTACGGTAAAAAAAGTCAATATGTTCTTTCGCGTTATACGGGTTGAGTTGACTGGTTAATGGTTTTGTGGAATTGATAATTTTAATCAAACTTTATGAGGTGGAGTTGGTTCGTAAATTAGTTAGAATATAATTGAACAAATACATCAGGTAGTATTTTTTTACGGATTTACAACTGGTAGAATTAGACCAAGTCCAATGAAAGTTTTGTTACAACCATAAAACTGAACTCGACCCAATCAAATCGCAGGTAATAACATGTTGAAAGAGAAAACGTCCTAAGGGAAAAACGCAACAAATGGAAAATGTCTTCGTACATAAGTTTCAATGAGAAGAAAacagtgtgtgtgtgtgtttattttaattaaatgttGCCCCAAATGGTGCATAAAAAAAGGGGTCAATTTGGTTGTGAAAGAGTTAGGAAATGGCCTTTTCTTGCGGTGTGTGGCCGTTTCATGCCTTTCACTTCACATTttggccttttttttttctttctttcttgtctctatttctctttctttttcactcacttttctttttctaattgtTTTCTTCCTAATACACAAATCAACAAGAGTATTAAATTGCAAGTTTAGTCTATTAGTTTTCGTATTTTTCTTGATAGGTCTTTAGGTTTTATAAAACTTGTGACgttttaatttatgtttaatattcTCTTTGGTAGAAATGTAATAGGTTTATAAACTTTACTAGAAATTGTCCAATGAATAAGAGAGTGTACATTCTAAAAGGAAAAAGTTAGTATCTCGAAGATTTAGTTGACCAGTTGAGTTGGTCAATCtatacaggttgagaaataatTGAGTTGTAGTTGGATTTGCATCCTACAACATTGAGCGGCGTAAATAACTTTGATATCGTTGAAGTTACATATATCCAGAGGCAAATGTGAGAAGAAAAATCTATAAATAGTCTTGTTCGACAACCCTAGAGAAGAAAGAGTACGTAATCTCCAAAGAGAAGTTCTGACTTTATAATTTCCTGTGTGCTTTAGTTGATCGTAAAACTTCTTGTACTAAATTAAGCATTAGAGTGTAGTAAATTCTACACTACATCAGTGGAAGGATCTCTTACACATATTGACTTAAAAAACTTGAGTAGACAAAAGGAAGCAAACTAAAGGTCAAGTGCTCGAGAGGTTTGCAAAGACGACAAATATGGACGAGATCCAAACACCAACAAACTTGGATAAAAAGCAAAGTTGCTATGTCATAAGCTcatagtgtagagagttaatgAAGTCATTGGAATTAATGTTACCAAGTTGTGAGAACTACAACGAGTTAAAAAACTTTTGAGCCAAACAAAGTGTGTAAAGATAATAACTCTATCCACCCCACTCAACCACTCTTTCCAAACACCTTATATGTTAAGTCAATTTCtagatttcaaatttttatccAATAGATTTATGAATCCACCGTCTCATAgacacattaaaaaaaaaaagttgaaaattttaaaatttaattacattttatgtattaaattaaaattttaaaagctcGAACCGACTAAAATTGTAATTTAACCGACAAAACCTATTTATATTAAATTGTGGTGTCCTTATTACTTTGAGTCTCCAAAACGTTTCCATATcatattatttcttttcttattcCTTTCTTTGTGGTCGTTTGTTTTGAAAATAATCTTGGATCTTGTGTTttgagttttcttttcttttcttttgtttttagaaatCTTAGAATT
This region of Cucumis melo cultivar AY chromosome 7, USDA_Cmelo_AY_1.0, whole genome shotgun sequence genomic DNA includes:
- the LOC103493768 gene encoding deSI-like protein At4g17486; this translates as MLCRIALMSKKKKSGTVPVYLNVYDLTPINGYAYWLGLGVYHSGVQVHGVEYAFGAHEHATSGIFEVEPRQCPGFTFRKSICIGRTNLGPKEVRSFMEKLAEEYSGNTYHLITRNCNHFCNDVCIRLAGKPIPSWVNRLARLGLFCNCVLPASLNEAKVRQVRSGDKLNEGVKKKLRSQPNRCNNKSSSNPSPPPLPSNPPTSSTIKVTRPTRQKRCIPSASSAIHSSASTTLTA